In Curtobacterium sp. L6-1, a genomic segment contains:
- a CDS encoding DEAD/DEAH box helicase has protein sequence MARSGTRRAAGGTRTAARRTRPLDNEGLIPVLARAVREVEAAAQRGALKATNRTKFQAVALLMREERARVKADAELTDAQRAEQLKRLDGVATILAKTAARDTSVIQLLTEEAAVSEATRTVKRDMMIAAGIELQPEDLVIAAEPTAAVETPERAVVPQAVVQRQLANPFLPPDFALADQPVAHPRRLANWELFGPLFKSFEYGAGGGAASMPLPDPSSLHTPSGTSLMKHQAELVASAAQGHRTFLLADEPGLGKTAQSLIAADAAKAFPLLVVVPNVVKTNWAREAERWVPNHRATVIHGDGQDLDGFADIIIVNYEILDRHVGWLGTFGFKGMVVDEAHFIKNKESQRSRYVLQLADKIRERTANPLLMALTGTPLINSVEDFRTIWEFLGWIDDKKPRAQLMNELEEIGLTPADQGFFSEARKAVIDLGIVRRRKVDVAADIPARRIADIPVELDGDEGRSIRDAERELTAKLVKRYHQALAARTGQDPVVGIDEKLVRQVARWELEDQDASSTGENVFSMVRRIGRAKAQLAADYAAQLASNVGKVVFFAKHLDVMDQAEEVFARRHLRTATIRGDQTPAQRTAEIDSFVNDPDVAVIVCSLTAAGVGLNLQVASNVVLAELSWTSAEQTQAIDRVHRIGQEEPVTAWRIIAAQTIDTKIAELIDSKAGLAARALDGSDEEVVDSGDIQLDAMAALLLDALSR, from the coding sequence TGGCTCGATCAGGTACCCGGCGCGCTGCCGGCGGCACGCGGACGGCTGCACGCCGGACCCGGCCGCTCGACAACGAGGGTCTCATCCCCGTGCTCGCCCGCGCCGTGCGGGAGGTCGAGGCCGCCGCCCAGCGTGGCGCCCTCAAGGCCACCAACCGGACGAAGTTCCAGGCCGTCGCGCTGCTCATGCGCGAGGAACGTGCCCGCGTGAAGGCGGACGCCGAGCTCACCGACGCCCAGCGCGCCGAGCAGCTCAAGCGCCTCGACGGGGTCGCGACGATCCTGGCGAAGACGGCCGCGCGCGACACCAGCGTCATCCAGCTCCTCACCGAGGAGGCCGCGGTCTCCGAGGCGACCCGCACCGTCAAGCGCGACATGATGATCGCCGCGGGCATCGAGCTGCAGCCCGAGGACCTCGTCATCGCCGCCGAGCCGACCGCCGCGGTCGAGACGCCCGAACGGGCCGTCGTCCCGCAGGCCGTCGTGCAGCGCCAGCTCGCGAACCCGTTCCTGCCGCCGGACTTCGCGCTCGCCGATCAGCCCGTCGCCCACCCGCGTCGCCTGGCGAACTGGGAGCTCTTCGGTCCGCTCTTCAAGTCGTTCGAGTACGGCGCCGGCGGGGGAGCGGCCTCGATGCCGCTGCCTGACCCGTCGTCGCTGCACACGCCCTCCGGCACCTCGCTGATGAAGCACCAGGCGGAACTCGTCGCCTCGGCCGCGCAGGGACACCGCACCTTCCTGCTCGCCGACGAGCCGGGTCTCGGCAAGACCGCGCAGTCGCTCATCGCCGCCGACGCCGCCAAGGCCTTCCCGCTGCTCGTCGTCGTCCCGAACGTCGTGAAGACGAACTGGGCGCGCGAGGCCGAGCGCTGGGTGCCGAACCACCGCGCGACGGTCATCCACGGCGACGGACAGGACCTCGACGGGTTCGCCGACATCATCATCGTCAACTACGAGATCCTCGACCGGCACGTCGGCTGGCTCGGCACCTTCGGGTTCAAGGGCATGGTCGTCGACGAGGCGCACTTCATCAAGAACAAGGAGTCGCAGCGCTCCCGGTACGTGCTGCAGCTCGCCGACAAGATCCGCGAGCGCACGGCGAACCCGCTGCTCATGGCCCTCACCGGCACCCCGCTCATCAACTCCGTCGAGGACTTCCGCACCATCTGGGAGTTCCTGGGCTGGATCGACGACAAGAAGCCGCGCGCGCAGCTCATGAACGAGCTCGAGGAGATCGGGCTGACCCCCGCCGACCAGGGCTTCTTCTCCGAGGCACGGAAGGCCGTCATCGACCTCGGCATCGTCCGGCGTCGGAAGGTCGACGTCGCCGCGGACATCCCCGCGCGCCGGATCGCCGACATCCCCGTCGAGCTCGACGGGGACGAGGGCCGCTCGATCCGCGACGCCGAGCGCGAGCTCACCGCGAAGCTCGTCAAGCGCTACCACCAGGCGCTCGCCGCCCGCACCGGACAGGACCCCGTCGTCGGCATCGACGAGAAGCTCGTCCGCCAGGTCGCTCGTTGGGAGCTCGAGGACCAGGACGCGTCGTCCACCGGCGAGAACGTGTTCTCGATGGTGCGGCGGATCGGCCGTGCCAAGGCGCAGCTCGCGGCGGACTACGCGGCGCAGCTGGCCTCGAACGTCGGCAAGGTCGTGTTCTTCGCGAAGCACCTCGACGTGATGGACCAAGCGGAGGAGGTCTTCGCGCGCCGGCACCTGCGCACCGCGACCATCCGTGGCGACCAGACGCCGGCGCAGCGCACCGCCGAGATCGACTCGTTCGTGAACGACCCCGACGTCGCCGTCATCGTCTGCTCGCTCACCGCGGCGGGCGTCGGCCTCAACCTGCAGGTGGCGTCGAACGTCGTCCTCGCCGAGCTGTCGTGGACGAGCGCCGAGCAGACGCAGGCGATCGACCGCGTGCACCGCATCGGGCAGGAGGAGCCGGTCACCGCGTGGCGCATCATCGCCGCGCAGACGATCGACACCAAGATCGCCGAGCTCATCGACAGCAAGGCCGGGCTCGCCGCACGGGCGCTCGACGGCTCCGACGAGGAGGTCGTCGACTCCGGCGACATCCAGCTCGACGCCATGGCGGCGCTGCTGCTGGACGCGCTCAGCCGCTAG